In Streptomyces sp. NBC_00344, the genomic window GGGATCACGCGGCGACGACTCCGGCGCGGAGGACGGCGAAGGGGGCAAGCACGCCGAGGTCCGGACGCTGCCCGATCGCAAGGGCGCCAAGAAGACAGCGGCGCGGAAGAAGGCAGCCCCGGCGCGCAGGGGCACCGGATCCGCGCCGAAGAAGAGCGCCGGCTCCGCGTCGACGGCCGCCAAGAGCGGCGGTGGCAAGAAGAAGACGGCGGCCGGCACCAAGAAGACCGCGGCGAAGACGGCTGCCAAGAGCCCGGCGAAGAAGACGTCCAAGCGGGCATCCGCCTGAACGGACCCGTCCGTTTCAGGTCATTTCATGTCATTCTCTCTTTATGTCGCCTATCACCGATGTGGAGGGGCGGCGCCTTCCCCTCACCCGGCTCGACAAGGTGCTCTACCCGTCGACGGGCACCACCAAGGGCGAGATCCTGCACTACTGCGCTGGGGTCGCGGGCGCCCTTCTCGCGCATCTGCACAACCGGCCGGTGTCCTTTCTGCGGTACCCGGACGGCCCCGAGGGGCAGCGGTTCTTCACCAAGAACGTGCCGCCGGGGGCACCCGACTGGGTGCAGACCGCTGAGGTACCCCGCTCCCGGGAGAAGTCCGCGCACCAGGTGCTGGTGCAGGACCTGCCGACCCTGATGTGGGCGGCCAATCTGGTGGTCGAGTTCCATACGCCCCAGTGGCAGGCGCAGGAGCCGGGGCGTGCCGACCGGCTGGTCTTCGACCTGGATCCCGGCAGCCCGGCCACCGTCGTGGAGTGCTGCGCGGTGGCGCTCTGGCTGCGTGACCGGCTGGCGGACGACGGGCTGCCCGCCTTCGCGAAGACCTCCGGGTCCAAGGGACTGCATCTGCTGGTCCCGCTGGAACCGGCCCCGTCCGACGAGGTCTCCGCGTACGCGAAGGGCCTTGCCGTCGAGGCCGAGGCGGCCATGCCGGAACTCGCACTGCACCGGATGGCCCGGGCGCTGCGCCCCGGCAAGGTCTTCGTCGATCACA contains:
- the ligD gene encoding non-homologous end-joining DNA ligase, with product MSPITDVEGRRLPLTRLDKVLYPSTGTTKGEILHYCAGVAGALLAHLHNRPVSFLRYPDGPEGQRFFTKNVPPGAPDWVQTAEVPRSREKSAHQVLVQDLPTLMWAANLVVEFHTPQWQAQEPGRADRLVFDLDPGSPATVVECCAVALWLRDRLADDGLPAFAKTSGSKGLHLLVPLEPAPSDEVSAYAKGLAVEAEAAMPELALHRMARALRPGKVFVDHSQNSAAKTTAAPYTVRARPEPTVSAPVTWEEIEGCADPAALVFRIGDIAPRLERHGDLLGPLLDPGRACPLPGP